In a genomic window of Zingiber officinale cultivar Zhangliang unplaced genomic scaffold, Zo_v1.1 ctg135, whole genome shotgun sequence:
- the LOC122036235 gene encoding MLO-like protein 1 isoform X4 has protein sequence MVLGGAKIREWKHWEVSIQKETTNQGKNNNQVDDAHHSDFVTGRARSSWKNLAVIIWMVSFFKQFHASVTKSDYKALRAGFINRHCPSNKQYDFHKYMLRTLEDDFKRVVGISWYLWLFVVLFLLLNIHGWHTYFWLSFLPLVLLLAVGAKLEHIITKLAMELSEEMYPQNQNEVNRVKPSDEHFWFNKPGIILYLIQFILFQNSFEIAFFFWIWTTYGFDSCIMESIGYLIPRLVIGVIIQVLCSYSTLPLYAIVSQMGDMFKQSIFHENMQLTLHGWAAEHAKKRKENFGFASLLHFGKKKKGESEIQMQSNVTSRASGSSQDAQRSDPSEGIVSVRIESPQPPAP, from the exons ATGGTACTGGGAGGAGCTAAG ATCAGAGAGTGGAAACATTGGGAGGTTTCAATTCAAAAAGAAACAACCAATCAAGGAAAAA ATAATAACCAGGTTGACGATGCACATCACTCTGATTTTGTTACTGGACGAGCAAGGAGTAGTTGGAAAAATTTAGCTGTGATAATCTGGATG GTCTCATTCTTCAAACAGTTTCATGCATCAGTAACAAAATCAGATTATAAAGCATTGAGGGCAGGATTCATCAAT AGACACTGTCCTTCTAATAAACAATATGATTTTCACAAATACATGTTGCGTACGCTTGAggatgattttaaaagagttgTTGGCATAAG TTGGTATCTTTGGCTCTTTGTTGTCCTATTTTTGCTGCTGAATATACATG GTTGGCACACCTACTTCTGGCTCTCTTTCCTGCCGCTTGTT CTTCTACTTGCTGTTGGTGCAAAGCTAGAGCACATAATTACTAAGCTGGCCATGGAACTATCCGAagaaatgtatcctcaaaatcaGAATGAAGTTAACCGGGTGAAGCCATCGGACGAGcatttttggttcaacaaacCTGGAATCATTCTTTACCTAATCCAATTCATATTATTCCAAAACTCTTTCGAGATTGCCTTCTTCTTCTGGATTTGG ACCACCTACGGATTCGACTCCTGCATCATGGAGAGTATCGGCTACCTCATTCCAAGACTTGTAATAGG TGTTATCATTCAAGTCCTGTGCAGCTACAGCACTCTTCCTCTATATGCTATTGTCTCCCAG ATGGGTGACATGTTCAAGCAATCGATATTTCATGAGAATATGCAACTTACACTACACGGCTGGGCAGCAGAACATgccaagaaaagaaaagaaaattttggtTTTGCATCACTCCTACACTTtggcaagaaaaagaaaggtgaAAGTGAGATTCAGATGCAGAGTAATGTAACATCGAGAGCCTCCGGGAGTTCTCAAGACGCACAGCGATCAGATCCCTCGGAAGGGATTGTATCCGTGAGGATCGAAAGCCCGCAACCTCCAGCTCCATAG
- the LOC122036235 gene encoding MLO-like protein 13 isoform X1 — protein MAGDGTTETLEQTPTWVVAVVCTVIVFISLAVERSLHYLGKTLKRKKQDALFHALEKLKEELMLLGFISLLLTVFQNLISNICIPRSYSYHMLPCKLESSAKEHESYPWMDYNYGRRLLSSGSSSHCTAKGKVPLLSLEALHQLHIFIFVLAVVHVVFSASTMVLGGAKIREWKHWEVSIQKETTNQGKNNNQVDDAHHSDFVTGRARSSWKNLAVIIWMVSFFKQFHASVTKSDYKALRAGFINRHCPSNKQYDFHKYMLRTLEDDFKRVVGISWYLWLFVVLFLLLNIHGWHTYFWLSFLPLVLLLAVGAKLEHIITKLAMELSEEMYPQNQNEVNRVKPSDEHFWFNKPGIILYLIQFILFQNSFEIAFFFWIWTTYGFDSCIMESIGYLIPRLVIGVIIQVLCSYSTLPLYAIVSQMGDMFKQSIFHENMQLTLHGWAAEHAKKRKENFGFASLLHFGKKKKGESEIQMQSNVTSRASGSSQDAQRSDPSEGIVSVRIESPQPPAP, from the exons ATGGCTGGAGATGGTACGACCGAAACCCTCGAGCAGACCCCGACTTGGGTGGTCGCAGTGGTCTGTACTGTCATCGTCTTCATCTCCCTCGCCGTTGAGCGGTCGCTGCATTACCTTGGAAAG ACTCTGAAGAGGAAAAAACAAGATGCACTCTTTCATGCATTGGAGAAGTTGAAAGAAG AGTTAATGCTTCTTGGTTTTATCTCCCTTTTGTTGACAGTCTTTCAAAACCTTATTAGTAACATATGTATACCGAGAAGTTATTCATATCACATGCTTCCATGTAAATTGGAGAGCTCTGCCAAAGAACACGAAAGTTATCCTTGGATGGACTATAATTATGGACGGAGACTTTTGTCTAGTGGTTCTAGTTCCCACTGCACTGCTAAG GGCAAGGTTCCATTGCTGTCTCTGGAAGCGTTGCATCAGTTGCATATCTTTATATTCGTGCTTGCAGTCGTACATGTTGTGTTCTCTGCTTCTACAATGGTACTGGGAGGAGCTAAG ATCAGAGAGTGGAAACATTGGGAGGTTTCAATTCAAAAAGAAACAACCAATCAAGGAAAAA ATAATAACCAGGTTGACGATGCACATCACTCTGATTTTGTTACTGGACGAGCAAGGAGTAGTTGGAAAAATTTAGCTGTGATAATCTGGATG GTCTCATTCTTCAAACAGTTTCATGCATCAGTAACAAAATCAGATTATAAAGCATTGAGGGCAGGATTCATCAAT AGACACTGTCCTTCTAATAAACAATATGATTTTCACAAATACATGTTGCGTACGCTTGAggatgattttaaaagagttgTTGGCATAAG TTGGTATCTTTGGCTCTTTGTTGTCCTATTTTTGCTGCTGAATATACATG GTTGGCACACCTACTTCTGGCTCTCTTTCCTGCCGCTTGTT CTTCTACTTGCTGTTGGTGCAAAGCTAGAGCACATAATTACTAAGCTGGCCATGGAACTATCCGAagaaatgtatcctcaaaatcaGAATGAAGTTAACCGGGTGAAGCCATCGGACGAGcatttttggttcaacaaacCTGGAATCATTCTTTACCTAATCCAATTCATATTATTCCAAAACTCTTTCGAGATTGCCTTCTTCTTCTGGATTTGG ACCACCTACGGATTCGACTCCTGCATCATGGAGAGTATCGGCTACCTCATTCCAAGACTTGTAATAGG TGTTATCATTCAAGTCCTGTGCAGCTACAGCACTCTTCCTCTATATGCTATTGTCTCCCAG ATGGGTGACATGTTCAAGCAATCGATATTTCATGAGAATATGCAACTTACACTACACGGCTGGGCAGCAGAACATgccaagaaaagaaaagaaaattttggtTTTGCATCACTCCTACACTTtggcaagaaaaagaaaggtgaAAGTGAGATTCAGATGCAGAGTAATGTAACATCGAGAGCCTCCGGGAGTTCTCAAGACGCACAGCGATCAGATCCCTCGGAAGGGATTGTATCCGTGAGGATCGAAAGCCCGCAACCTCCAGCTCCATAG
- the LOC122036235 gene encoding MLO-like protein 13 isoform X2 → MAGDGTTETLEQTPTWVVAVVCTVIVFISLAVERSLHYLGKTLKRKKQDALFHALEKLKEELMLLGFISLLLTVFQNLISNICIPRSYSYHMLPCKLESSAKEHESYPWMDYNYGRRLLSSGSSSHCTAKGKVPLLSLEALHQLHIFIFVLAVVHVVFSASTMVLGGAKIREWKHWEVSIQKETTNQGKNNNQVDDAHHSDFVTGRARSSWKNLAVIIWMVSFFKQFHASVTKSDYKALRAGFINVGTPTSGSLSCRLFQLGKSQLLLAVGAKLEHIITKLAMELSEEMYPQNQNEVNRVKPSDEHFWFNKPGIILYLIQFILFQNSFEIAFFFWIWTTYGFDSCIMESIGYLIPRLVIGVIIQVLCSYSTLPLYAIVSQMGDMFKQSIFHENMQLTLHGWAAEHAKKRKENFGFASLLHFGKKKKGESEIQMQSNVTSRASGSSQDAQRSDPSEGIVSVRIESPQPPAP, encoded by the exons ATGGCTGGAGATGGTACGACCGAAACCCTCGAGCAGACCCCGACTTGGGTGGTCGCAGTGGTCTGTACTGTCATCGTCTTCATCTCCCTCGCCGTTGAGCGGTCGCTGCATTACCTTGGAAAG ACTCTGAAGAGGAAAAAACAAGATGCACTCTTTCATGCATTGGAGAAGTTGAAAGAAG AGTTAATGCTTCTTGGTTTTATCTCCCTTTTGTTGACAGTCTTTCAAAACCTTATTAGTAACATATGTATACCGAGAAGTTATTCATATCACATGCTTCCATGTAAATTGGAGAGCTCTGCCAAAGAACACGAAAGTTATCCTTGGATGGACTATAATTATGGACGGAGACTTTTGTCTAGTGGTTCTAGTTCCCACTGCACTGCTAAG GGCAAGGTTCCATTGCTGTCTCTGGAAGCGTTGCATCAGTTGCATATCTTTATATTCGTGCTTGCAGTCGTACATGTTGTGTTCTCTGCTTCTACAATGGTACTGGGAGGAGCTAAG ATCAGAGAGTGGAAACATTGGGAGGTTTCAATTCAAAAAGAAACAACCAATCAAGGAAAAA ATAATAACCAGGTTGACGATGCACATCACTCTGATTTTGTTACTGGACGAGCAAGGAGTAGTTGGAAAAATTTAGCTGTGATAATCTGGATG GTCTCATTCTTCAAACAGTTTCATGCATCAGTAACAAAATCAGATTATAAAGCATTGAGGGCAGGATTCATCAAT GTTGGCACACCTACTTCTGGCTCTCTTTCCTGCCGCTTGTT TCAGTTAGGTAAATCACAGCTTCTACTTGCTGTTGGTGCAAAGCTAGAGCACATAATTACTAAGCTGGCCATGGAACTATCCGAagaaatgtatcctcaaaatcaGAATGAAGTTAACCGGGTGAAGCCATCGGACGAGcatttttggttcaacaaacCTGGAATCATTCTTTACCTAATCCAATTCATATTATTCCAAAACTCTTTCGAGATTGCCTTCTTCTTCTGGATTTGG ACCACCTACGGATTCGACTCCTGCATCATGGAGAGTATCGGCTACCTCATTCCAAGACTTGTAATAGG TGTTATCATTCAAGTCCTGTGCAGCTACAGCACTCTTCCTCTATATGCTATTGTCTCCCAG ATGGGTGACATGTTCAAGCAATCGATATTTCATGAGAATATGCAACTTACACTACACGGCTGGGCAGCAGAACATgccaagaaaagaaaagaaaattttggtTTTGCATCACTCCTACACTTtggcaagaaaaagaaaggtgaAAGTGAGATTCAGATGCAGAGTAATGTAACATCGAGAGCCTCCGGGAGTTCTCAAGACGCACAGCGATCAGATCCCTCGGAAGGGATTGTATCCGTGAGGATCGAAAGCCCGCAACCTCCAGCTCCATAG
- the LOC122036235 gene encoding MLO-like protein 13 isoform X3: MAGDGTTETLEQTPTWVVAVVCTVIVFISLAVERSLHYLGKTLKRKKQDALFHALEKLKEELMLLGFISLLLTVFQNLISNICIPRSYSYHMLPCKLESSAKEHESYPWMDYNYGRRLLSSGSSSHCTAKGKVPLLSLEALHQLHIFIFVLAVVHVVFSASTMVLGGAKIREWKHWEVSIQKETTNQGKNNNQVDDAHHSDFVTGRARSSWKNLAVIIWMVSFFKQFHASVTKSDYKALRAGFINRHCPSNKQYDFHKYMLRTLEDDFKRVVGISWYLWLFVVLFLLLNIHGWHTYFWLSFLPLVLLLAVGAKLEHIITKLAMELSEEMYPQNQNEVNRVKPSDEHFWFNKPGIILYLIQFILFQNSFEIAFFFWIWTTYGFDSCIMESIGYLIPRLVIG; encoded by the exons ATGGCTGGAGATGGTACGACCGAAACCCTCGAGCAGACCCCGACTTGGGTGGTCGCAGTGGTCTGTACTGTCATCGTCTTCATCTCCCTCGCCGTTGAGCGGTCGCTGCATTACCTTGGAAAG ACTCTGAAGAGGAAAAAACAAGATGCACTCTTTCATGCATTGGAGAAGTTGAAAGAAG AGTTAATGCTTCTTGGTTTTATCTCCCTTTTGTTGACAGTCTTTCAAAACCTTATTAGTAACATATGTATACCGAGAAGTTATTCATATCACATGCTTCCATGTAAATTGGAGAGCTCTGCCAAAGAACACGAAAGTTATCCTTGGATGGACTATAATTATGGACGGAGACTTTTGTCTAGTGGTTCTAGTTCCCACTGCACTGCTAAG GGCAAGGTTCCATTGCTGTCTCTGGAAGCGTTGCATCAGTTGCATATCTTTATATTCGTGCTTGCAGTCGTACATGTTGTGTTCTCTGCTTCTACAATGGTACTGGGAGGAGCTAAG ATCAGAGAGTGGAAACATTGGGAGGTTTCAATTCAAAAAGAAACAACCAATCAAGGAAAAA ATAATAACCAGGTTGACGATGCACATCACTCTGATTTTGTTACTGGACGAGCAAGGAGTAGTTGGAAAAATTTAGCTGTGATAATCTGGATG GTCTCATTCTTCAAACAGTTTCATGCATCAGTAACAAAATCAGATTATAAAGCATTGAGGGCAGGATTCATCAAT AGACACTGTCCTTCTAATAAACAATATGATTTTCACAAATACATGTTGCGTACGCTTGAggatgattttaaaagagttgTTGGCATAAG TTGGTATCTTTGGCTCTTTGTTGTCCTATTTTTGCTGCTGAATATACATG GTTGGCACACCTACTTCTGGCTCTCTTTCCTGCCGCTTGTT CTTCTACTTGCTGTTGGTGCAAAGCTAGAGCACATAATTACTAAGCTGGCCATGGAACTATCCGAagaaatgtatcctcaaaatcaGAATGAAGTTAACCGGGTGAAGCCATCGGACGAGcatttttggttcaacaaacCTGGAATCATTCTTTACCTAATCCAATTCATATTATTCCAAAACTCTTTCGAGATTGCCTTCTTCTTCTGGATTTGG ACCACCTACGGATTCGACTCCTGCATCATGGAGAGTATCGGCTACCTCATTCCAAGACTTGTAATAGGGTAA